One region of Chelonoidis abingdonii isolate Lonesome George chromosome 14, CheloAbing_2.0, whole genome shotgun sequence genomic DNA includes:
- the RNASE10 gene encoding inactive ribonuclease-like protein 10, whose translation MALRGVFPALLLPLVLLVTGMALAQGESRYEKFLRQHVDASDPSPPDTRRYCNLLMRRRDMATTHKCKHLNTFIHSSADQIEPVCRDSGEPAGGDLRLSEDPFPLTVCELQGGSDPPDCDYSGSSSTSRIVIACIDGEPVHFETQVESQAGEGDEP comes from the coding sequence ATGGCCCTGAGGGGAGTCTTCCCCGCACTCCTGCTGCCCCTCGTCCTGCTGGTCACTGGTATGGCCCTGGCCCAAGGGGAGTCACGCTATGAGAAGTTCCTGAGACAGCATGTGGACGCCTCTGACCCCAGCCCTCCAGACACCCGGCGCTACTGCAACCTCCTGATGCGGCGCCGGGACATGGCCACTACCCACAAGTGCAAACACCTCAATACCTTCATCCACAGCAGTGCCGACCAAATCGAGCCCGTCTGCAGGGACAGCGGGGAGCCGGCTGGAGGAGACCTGCGCCTCAGCGAAGACCCCTTCCCCCTCACTGTCTGTGAGCTCCAAGGAGGGTCTGATCCCCCCGACTGTGACTACAGTGGGTCCAGTAGCACCAGCAGAATCGTCATCGCCTGCATCGATGGGGAACCAGTCCACTTTGAGACACAGGTTGAAagccaggcaggggaaggggatgaGCCATGA